Part of the Rhizobiales bacterium NRL2 genome is shown below.
CGACCGTGTAGACGAGCGTGTGGTCCTTGATCGCGCCCGGCATCCCGAAATGGCTGTGCGGGATCATCTTCATGTCGGTCAGCATCGCCAGCATCCGCGAGACCGCGAACACGCTGGCGATCAGGCCCGAGGCCGTGGCCACCAGCGCGAGCGCCACCGTCAGGTAGAAGCCGGTCTGACCGAGGGCGGGCTCGGCTGCTTCGGCCAGCGCGTAGTCCTTCGCCGCCACGATGCGGTCGAGCGGCAGGCTGGAGCCGACGGCGAAGGCGACAAGCAGATAGACGACGACGCAGATCGCGATGGACAGGACGATGGCCCGGCCGACATTGCGGTGCGGTTCGGTTATCTCAGCGCCGCTGTTGGTGATGGTCGTGAAGCCCTTGAAGGCGAGGATCGACAGCGCCAGCGATGCGACGAAGCCCCCTGCACCGGCATCTCCGCCCGTGGCCTCGAACGAGATGCCGCTCGCCCAGAGACCGGCTGCCCCGAACAGCGCGATGCCGCCCACCTTGAGCACGGCCATGACGATGGACAGAAGTCCGACCGAACGGTTGCCGGAGAGGTTCACGAGATACGCGAAGACGATCAGCCCGACGCCGAGAACGGGCACGAGGACGCTGTCCGGATCGCCGCCGAACGCCTGCAGCGTGTACGTTCCAAAGGTGCGCGCGACGAGGCTTTCGTTGATGACCATCGACAGCGCCATCAGGAGCGCGGCGCCCGCCGCGACCGTCGTCGGCCCGTATGCCTTATTCAGGATCATCCCGATCCCGCCGGCAGACGGAAAGGCATTCGACATCTTGATATACGTGTAGGCGCTGAACGCGGTCACGATGGCGCCGACGACGAACGAGAGCGGGAAGAGCGGCCCTGCAAGCTCGGCGATCTGGCCCGTCAGCGCGAAAATGCCCGCGCCGATCATCACGCCGGTGCCCATGGCCACCGCGCCCGGCAGGGTGACGCTGTTCTTCTCGTAGCCCTCCGCCATCACTTTCCCTTTGCTGGTCTGCGCCGCATCGCCACCCAGACAAGCGGCAACCCGGTCACAAGCCCGAGGCCGAGTACCGCCCATGTCGCCCGGCCGAGGTCCCCGCTGGCCGCCTCGCCGCCGAAATGGGCGAGCAGAAAGCTCGCCGGAATGACGCCGGCCAGTGTCGCAAGCGCGAAACGCCAGGCATGAAGGCGGCTGAGCCCGGCCGCGTAGCTGATCAAGTCGAAGGACACGAAGGGCATCAGGCGGCTGGCAAACACCGTGGCCGTCAATGCGGTCTGCGACCCGAGCAATCCTGCATCGACGCGGTCACCGAACGCCCGCCGCAAGACATCGTGCCCCAGAACCCGTGCCAGACCGAACGCGATCAGCGCTCCGAGTTCGGCGCCAATCACGACCTGCACCGTCCCCCAGAGATGTCCGTAAGCCGCGCCGGCAGCCAGGGCGATCGGCGCGCTCGGAATCGGGCTGGCCACGACCGCGACGGTCATGAGCGAGACGATCAGGACCGGGCCCCAGATGCCGGCCCGCGCGACCAGCGTTTCGAGGTGCTCCTCGTCCAGCAGGTCGCGTGCCGTAGTGAATACAGATGGCGCGAACAGCCAGACGCCGGCCATGGCGATCCCGAGGACTGCCAGCGCGGCAAGTATGCCGGTTCGCGAACTCATTTCAGATTGCGTCGACGGCCTTCGCCGGTGCGGCGAGCGCCGCCGAGAGGTCCGGGACGAGGCCGGCCGATCGGTACGTAATGCGGGTCATGGCGAGGGCTCCCCTGCCTGGTCGCGACGGCGGCATCGTGGCGCCGGCCGGCGAGACCAGTGTGAACCCGACGCCGATGGCAATCATAGCGCAAAAGCGCAGGGCCGGCTCCCGTTCCCGGGAACCGGCCCTGCGGGCCGCGCGATGATGTCCGCGCCGCTACTTGACGCTGTCGACGCTGTCGTCGGGCCGCATCTCGTCGGCGACCTCCGTCGAGGGCAGGACGTCCTGTCCGGGCACGTAGCGCCAGCCGGTCATGTAGCCGCCGCCCTCGCGCCAGCGGGTGATGCCGACCCAGGCGCCCATGGTCGACTGGTGGTCGACCTTGCGGTAGATGATGGTGCCGATCGGCGTCTCGACGCTGAGGCCGCGGAAGGCCTGTACCAGCAGTTCGGTCTTGGTGCTGCCGGCCGCCTCGATGGCCGCCTTGATCGACAGGATGGTGTTGAAGCCGACCAGCGAGCCGGTCATCGGGTCCTCGTCCCAGCGCGCCTGGTAGTCGGCGACGAACTTCTTGTGGGCCGGATCCTGGATATCGTACCAGGGATAGCCGGTCACGATCCATCCGCGCGGGGCTTCCTCGCCCAGCGGCAGCAGGTATTCAGGCTCGCCGGTCAGCAGGCCGACGACCGTCCGGTCCTTGAACAGGCCGCGCAGATTGCCCTCGCGGACGAATTCGGCGAGGTCGGCGCCGAACAGCACGTTGAAGATGCCGTCGGGCTTCGCCGCTTCCAGCGCGCGCACGGTGGCGCCGGCGTCGATCTTGCGCAGCGCCGGCCACTGCTCGCCCACGAACTCGACCTCCGGATTCTGCTCCTTCAGCAGTTTCTTGAAGGCGGCCACCGCGTCCTGACCGTACTTGTAGTTCGGCGCCACGAACGCCCAGCGCTTGGCCTTGCTGGCCGCGGCTTCCCGCGCCAGCATGGCCGACTGCATGTAGGTGGAGGGGCGCAGGCGGAAGGTGTAGCGGTTGCCCTTCTCCCAGACCAGCGCGTCGGTCAGGGGCTCCGAGGCCAGGAAGACCACCTGCTTCTGCAGGGCGAAGTCGCTGACGGCCAGGCCGATATGGGAGAAGAACGTGCCGGCCAGCAGATCGACCTTCTCGCGGCTCAGCAGTTCCTCGGCGATGGTGACCGCGTTGCCCGGCTTGCCGCCATCGTCGCGGCTGATGACCTCCAGGGGCCGGCCCAGCACGCCGCCCGATTCGTTGATCTGCTCCACCGCGAGCTGCCAGCCCTTCCTGTAGGGCTCGGTGAAGGCCGGCAGGGCCGAGTAGCTGTTGATCTCGCCCACCTTGATGGGTTCGCCTTCCTGGCCGACGGCGGCTGTGGACAGCCACGCCGCGGCGCCGATTCCGATCATCACGGAAAGTGCCGATCTGCGCGTGAGCATTAGGTCGCTCCCTGTTTCATTGTAGATGTACGCGGCACGATACCATTCACCGCCCGACAGGCGCGTATTTCGCCGTCTCGCGGCGGCAGGTTCAAGTATTTTCGGTCCCGAAGCAAGGTAGTGGCGGCGCGCGCCCCGACGGGATACTCAGCCGCGGTGGCCGAATATCGCCGTGCCCACGCGTACATGTGTCGCGCCGAAGGCAATCGCGACCTCGAAATCGGCGCTCATGCCCATCGACAACTGTTGCAGATCGTTCCGCTCGGCGATCTTTTTCAGCAGGGCGAAATGAGGGGCGGGCTCTTCATCCAGCGGTGGAATGCACATCAGGCCGGTGACCGGCAGGCCGTGGACCTCCCGGCAGGCCTCGATGAAGCGGTCCGCCTCGGCCGGCGGGACGCCCGACTTCTGCGCCTCCTCGCCGGTATTGATCTGGACCATGACCGACGGGCGGCGGCCCTGCTCGGCCATGGCCTTCGCAGCCGCCTTCGCCACCTTGTCACGGTCGATGGTATGGATGACGTCGAACAGCGCCACCGCGCCATCGACCTTGCGGCTCTGCAGTCCGCCGATCATGTGCAGCTCCAGGCCGGGATGAGCGGCCCGCAGCGCCGGCCATTTTTCCTCCGACTCCTGCAGGCGGTTCTCGCCGAACACCCTCTGACCGGCGGCGATGGCGGGTTCGATGCGCTCGGCCCCGAAGGTCTTGGAAACCGCGATCAGCGTAATTTCGGCCGGATCGCGGCCCGCCTCACGGGCCGCGGCGGCGATGCGTTCGCGGACCTCGGAAAGCCCGGTGGCGATGCTATGGTCCAGTTCCGACATGCGCCCGAGGATTGACGACGGTGTCCCGAACCGCAAGCCGAATTCCCCTGCCCGCGGTCATCATGCCGACCGATCTCGCGCGGCTGTCCGATCCGGCCGCGGCAGCGGCCCGCCTGCCGACCGGCGCGGCGGTGATCCTGCGCGACCGGCATCATCCGGAGCGGCGCGCCTGGGCGGAGCGCCTGCGGCGGGCCACGGCCGCGCGGGGTCAGATGCTGCTGATCGCCAACGATCCCGATCTGGCACGGGCGGTCGACGCCGACGGGCTGCATCTGGCGGAGCGCGAGGTGGGCCGTGTCGCGCCCTGGCGGTTCATCACAGCGGCGGCGCATTCGCTCGCCGCCATCCGCCGCGCCGAGCTTGTCCGGGCGGATGCCGTGCTGCTGTCCCCGGTCTTTCCCACCGCCAGCCATCCCGGCGGGCGGACGCTGGGCCTGCAGCGCGCACGCGCGATCGCGCGCGCCGCAGGCTTGCCTGTCTACGCCATGGGCGGCGTCGATCCGGGCAATGTGCGTCTACTCGGTCCCGCCTTCGCCGGCTTCGCCGCCATCGAGGCCTTCCTCCAGACCCAGTGACTGGGCGATCTCGGTCAGTTGCGCCTCCTCCAGGGTACGGATGCGCAGCGCCAGTTCGTTGGCGACGCGCGTCGCCTCCGGGCTGAGACCGGCGGTGTCGATGACGATCCGGGGGTGGGAGATGCGGGCCAGATCCTGCAGCTCGTCGGCATCGTCCCAGATCAGGTTGAAATAGGTGATGATCCGTTGCACCAGCGCCCAGCTCGGCCGGCTGCGATGACCGTGCTCCAGGGCCGAGAGGTAGGCCGGGGTGACGCCGAGCTCGCCGGCCATGGCGCGGAGCGAGACGCCGCGCGCCTCGCGCAGTTCCCGGACCCTCTGGCCGAAAGGGGTCACGGCTCCCGCCGCCGGCGCAGCAACACGTAGAGCGCGCCGTGCCCGCCATGGCCGGGCGTCGCCGCCGCCGTCGCCAGCACCAGCGGCGCCAGATCCGCCTGCTTCAGCCATTCCGGCACCCGTCGTTTCAGGATGCCCGGGGGTTCCGGATTGACGAAGGGACCGTCGGCGCTTTCCCGCACGCGGCCGCCCTTGCCGGTGATCACCAGCAGACAGCGCTTGCCGGCGGCGTGACACTGGCGGACGAACAGGGCCAGCGTCTGATGCGCCTGGGCCTGGGTCATGCCGTGCAGGTCCAGGCGCGCGTCGATCGGGTACTGGCCGCGCCGCAGCCGTTCCGCCGTCCGCCGGTCGACGCCGGCCAGCCGGCCGCGGCCGGGCGCAGCCGGACGTTCCGGCGGCACGGGCGGCGCAGAGGCAGGGGCAGGGGCGGGCCGCCGCTGCGGAGCCGGTTTCGCGGGTTGCTGCTTCTTCTTCGGGGGAGCCGCCGCCGGTTTGCTTGCCGCCGTGGCGGCCTCGGCTGCGCGGCGCGCCTCCGCCTTCAGCCGCTTCTCGGTGGAGCGCGACGGCTC
Proteins encoded:
- a CDS encoding transcriptional regulator translates to MTPFGQRVRELREARGVSLRAMAGELGVTPAYLSALEHGHRSRPSWALVQRIITYFNLIWDDADELQDLARISHPRIVIDTAGLSPEATRVANELALRIRTLEEAQLTEIAQSLGLEEGLDGGEAGEGGTE
- a CDS encoding amino acid permease gives rise to the protein MAEGYEKNSVTLPGAVAMGTGVMIGAGIFALTGQIAELAGPLFPLSFVVGAIVTAFSAYTYIKMSNAFPSAGGIGMILNKAYGPTTVAAGAALLMALSMVINESLVARTFGTYTLQAFGGDPDSVLVPVLGVGLIVFAYLVNLSGNRSVGLLSIVMAVLKVGGIALFGAAGLWASGISFEATGGDAGAGGFVASLALSILAFKGFTTITNSGAEITEPHRNVGRAIVLSIAICVVVYLLVAFAVGSSLPLDRIVAAKDYALAEAAEPALGQTGFYLTVALALVATASGLIASVFAVSRMLAMLTDMKMIPHSHFGMPGAIKDHTLVYTVVIAGFLTVFFDLSRIASLGAFFYLVMDIIIHWGVFRHLREEIGARGWVLLTAIALDAVVLAAFAAMKWQSDPLIVVVGAIGMALVFAFIAVFLARNPILGDDHDHH
- a CDS encoding YggS family pyridoxal phosphate enzyme, translated to MSELDHSIATGLSEVRERIAAAAREAGRDPAEITLIAVSKTFGAERIEPAIAAGQRVFGENRLQESEEKWPALRAAHPGLELHMIGGLQSRKVDGAVALFDVIHTIDRDKVAKAAAKAMAEQGRRPSVMVQINTGEEAQKSGVPPAEADRFIEACREVHGLPVTGLMCIPPLDEEPAPHFALLKKIAERNDLQQLSMGMSADFEVAIAFGATHVRVGTAIFGHRG